The stretch of DNA AGAACGTTATTTCAAATCGATTGGAAAAACAGTTTTAGGGTATGATAAGACACCTACAGAATTAACTTCTGCCTTAATCGAGGAAGGGATTGAAATTCATTTTGAAGACAACACCGATTTGATTCCTGCTGAAATTAATCAAGAAAATACGTTGGTTATTTATACACCTGCGATCCCAAAAGATCACAAAGAATTAAATTATTTCTTTGATCAAAATTATGAAGTATTAAAGCGTTCAGAGGTTTTAGGTGCAATAACAAAACATACTTATGCCATTGGCGTAGCAGGAACACACGGTAAAACGACAACGTCATCTATATTAGGTCATTTATTAAAAGTTGCAGATTTAGAATCTACAGCATTCTTAGGTGGTATTGCAGAGAATTATCACTCGAATATCATTCTGAATGGATCGAAATATACTGTGGCTGAAGCTGATGAATTTGACCGCTCTTTTTTACGTTTATCTCCTAAGTTAGCCATTATCACTTCTGATGATGCTGATCACTTGGATATTTATGGTGAGCGTGAAGAGGTTAAAAAATCATTTCAGGAGTTTGGTTCAATCGTTGAAGAGCAATTATTTGTTCGTAAAGGATTGAATTTTCCGAATTCAAAAACGTATGGAATAGAAGAAGGAGCAGATTATGATGGAGTAAATGTCCGCATTGAAGATGGTTTTTATGTGTTTGATGTTAATACGCCAAATGGGACATTAAAAGACATCAAATTTCAATTGCCAGGACGTCATAACATGGAAAATGCTGTAGCTGCCATCGCTGTTGCGGATTACTTAGGAATATCAAGTGAAAAGATACATGAAGCTTTGGCTTCTTTTATTGGAGTGAAGCGTAGATTTAACCGTTTTATGATTCATGATAAAGTGTATGTAGATGATTATGCACATCATCCAACAGAACTTAATGCGGTGATTCGTTCTTTAAAAGAGTTATATCCTGGAAAAAAATTATTAGGGATATTTCAACCTCATTTATTTACACGTACAAGAGATTTTGCAGCGGAATTTGCTGAAAGCTTGTCTGAACTGGATGAACTAATTTTATTAGACATCTATCCAGCACGAGAATTGCCTATTAAAGGAATTACTTCAAAATGGTTATTGGATATGGTAAATTTAAAGGAAAAATCAGTATATTCATTAGAAGAAGCATTACCTGCGATACAATCAAAAGATTTTGATGTGTTATTAACGGTAGGTGCAGGGAATATTGATACATTAGTTACACCGATAAAAAAATGGTTAGAAAGTGAAGCGTAACGAAGTCATATATATGATTTTAGGGTTTATCGTACTTATCTTTTTGGTAAGTTTTTCGGTAATCCAAAACGCAACACGTCCAGTAGATAAACTTGAAATTAAGTTTTTATCGGATAAACCAAACTTTTTCCTTTCAGAAGAAGCCATTCAAGAAATTGTCAATCAGAATGAAAGTGTTGATATTAAATCGTTGACACTTCATGAGGTGGATGTCAAAAAAATTGAAGATAAAGTCGCAAAAAGCCCTTATGTCGATTCAGTTGAGGTAAGCAAAGATGTAAAAGGAGCCATTCATTTTGATATCAAAACTAACGTTCCAGTGGCTCGTATTATGTCTCCAAAAGGTGAATTTTATATTTCGGAAAAAGGACATAAAATGCCATTATCTAAAAAGAATTCGGCATTGGTTTTACTCGTGAATGGTGATGTCAAAGAATCAGAATTCGAAGAGTTGAGTTTATTTGTTCAAACCATCCAAAAAGATGATTTGCTAAAGAACCACATTATCGGAATCGAAAAAAGTGGGAAAAGATCCTACAATTTAATCGTAAATAGAGGAAAATTTTATATAGAATTCGGAACTTTAAATAATTTTGAAAAAAAATTGAATAATTTAAAGTTATTTTACGAACAATATATTAACTATGTTGGTATTGACCAATATGAAAAATTAAGTCTAAAATTTGTAAACCAAGTTGTAGCAACCAAAAGACCCGTACATGATGAACAATAAGATTGCAGTAGGATTAGACATCGGAACTACTAAAATTGTTGCCTTAGTAGGAAGAAAAAATGAAAATGGAAAGATAGAAATTCTTGGCTATGGACAAGCGAAGAGTTTAGGAGTGCATAGAGGTGTGGTAAATAATATTACCCAAACAATTAATTCTATTCGCGAAGCTGTAGATAAAGCAGAACAATCTTCGGGTATTAAAATTACTGAGGTGACTGTAGGAATTGCTGGACAACATATTCGTAGTTTACAACATAGTGACTATATCACACGAGAAAACTCGGAAGAAGTCATAGATGAGAATGATATCAAAAAATTAATTAACCAAGTACACAAGTTAGTAATGTTACCTGGTGAAGAGATCATTCACGTTTTACCACAAGATTATAAAGTAGATAATGAAGATGGAATTACAGTTCCGATGGGAATGTACGGAAGTCGTTTAGAAGCAAATTTTCATGTGGTAGTTGGTCAAATCTCATCCATTCGAAATATTGCACACTGTGTCAAAAAAGCGGGACTTAAATTAGCATCTATTTCTTTAGAACCTATTGCATCTTCAGAAGCTGCTCTTAGTACGGAAGAGAAAGAAGCTGGTGTTGCATTAATTGATATTGGTGGGGGTACAACGGATATTGCAATTTTTAAAGATAATATCATCAAACATACATCTGTTATACCTTTCGGAGGAAACGTCATTTCAGAGGATATCAAAACAGGATGTTCAATCATTGGTAAACAAGCAGAACTTCTAAAACAACGTTTTGGGTCTGCATGGCCAGCAGAAAATAAAGAATCTGAAATTGTTTCAATTCCAGGTTTAAAAGGTCGCGAAGCGAAAGAAATTTCTTTGAAACGTTTGTCTCAAATTATTCATGCTCGTGTACAAGAAATATTAGAACAAGTTTATTTAGAACTAAGAAACTATGGATGCGAAGAGCATAAAAAGAAATTAATTGCTGGTATCGTATTAACAGGTGGTGGTTCTAAATTGAAACATATTCGTCAATTAACAGAGTATGTAACAGGAATGGATGTACGTATCGGATACTCTAATGAGCATATCGTTGGAAGTAAATCAGATGAGATTAGTGGTCCAGAATATGCTACTTCTGTAGGCTTATTGATGAAAGGTCTTGAAGATTTGGAAGATAAATTACACGCGAATTTATTTGCTCCAATCCAAGAGACTTTAAATGCAGAGGAACAGAAAAAGACTGTAGAATCAACAATAGAAACAGCAATTACAGAATTTGCTACAACTTCACAGCCAGAGCCTGTAAAACCAGAACCAATTCAACAGGAAGAAACTAGACTTGTAGAAAAAGAAATTGAATCGAAAGTGGATGAATTAACTGGAGAAGTTATTGGAGAGGCGACAGAAAATACGAAAAAACCAGGAAGAGAAAAGAAAAATTTCTTTTCGAAATGGACAGACAAGTTCATTCAAATGATCAACGAAACCGAATAAAAAAACAAATTGAACGACAAATAATAAGAATATGAGTGATATCTTAACAGGTGATGTACTATTTGATCTACCAAAAAGTCATTCGAAAGCAATCAAAGTAATTGGAGTTGGTGGTGGAGGTAGTAATGCCGTAAACTACATGTACGAGCAAGGAATTGCTGGTGTAGACTTCGTAATTAGTAATACAGATGCGCAAGCATTAGCCAATAGTCCAGTTCCAACTAAAATTCAGTTAGGTCAAGCCATTACTGAAGGATTAGGAGCAGGAGCAAATCCTGAAGTAGGTGAACAAGCTGCTTTAGAAAGTGTCGATGATGTAAGAGCTGTTTTAGATGCTGGTACAAAAATGGTGTTCGTAACTGCCGGTATGGGTGGTGGAACAGGTACCGGAGCTGCACCAGTAATTGCAGGTATCGCTAAAGAATTAGGTATCTTAACTGTAGGAATTGTTACAGCGCCATTCTATTTTGAAGGTAGAATGAGGTTAGAACAAGCTGAAAAGGGTATCGAAAAATTACGTGAAAATGTTGATTCTTTAATTGTTATCAACAATGATAAATTACGTGAACTATATGGAAACTTAGGATTTAAATCTGGTTTCTCTAAAGCTGATGAAGTTTTAACAACTGCTGCAAAAGGAATTGCTGAAGTGATTACGCAACACTATGCAATGAATATCGATTTACGTGATGCGCGTACCGTATTAGCAAATTCGGGTACAGCGATCATGGGGTCTGCAAAAGCTTCTGGGGAAAATAAAGCCAAAGAAGCAATT from Faecalibacter sp. LW9 encodes:
- the ftsA gene encoding cell division protein FtsA, encoding MMNNKIAVGLDIGTTKIVALVGRKNENGKIEILGYGQAKSLGVHRGVVNNITQTINSIREAVDKAEQSSGIKITEVTVGIAGQHIRSLQHSDYITRENSEEVIDENDIKKLINQVHKLVMLPGEEIIHVLPQDYKVDNEDGITVPMGMYGSRLEANFHVVVGQISSIRNIAHCVKKAGLKLASISLEPIASSEAALSTEEKEAGVALIDIGGGTTDIAIFKDNIIKHTSVIPFGGNVISEDIKTGCSIIGKQAELLKQRFGSAWPAENKESEIVSIPGLKGREAKEISLKRLSQIIHARVQEILEQVYLELRNYGCEEHKKKLIAGIVLTGGGSKLKHIRQLTEYVTGMDVRIGYSNEHIVGSKSDEISGPEYATSVGLLMKGLEDLEDKLHANLFAPIQETLNAEEQKKTVESTIETAITEFATTSQPEPVKPEPIQQEETRLVEKEIESKVDELTGEVIGEATENTKKPGREKKNFFSKWTDKFIQMINETE
- the murC gene encoding UDP-N-acetylmuramate--L-alanine ligase, whose product is MGILDKTYYYFIGAGGIGMSALERYFKSIGKTVLGYDKTPTELTSALIEEGIEIHFEDNTDLIPAEINQENTLVIYTPAIPKDHKELNYFFDQNYEVLKRSEVLGAITKHTYAIGVAGTHGKTTTSSILGHLLKVADLESTAFLGGIAENYHSNIILNGSKYTVAEADEFDRSFLRLSPKLAIITSDDADHLDIYGEREEVKKSFQEFGSIVEEQLFVRKGLNFPNSKTYGIEEGADYDGVNVRIEDGFYVFDVNTPNGTLKDIKFQLPGRHNMENAVAAIAVADYLGISSEKIHEALASFIGVKRRFNRFMIHDKVYVDDYAHHPTELNAVIRSLKELYPGKKLLGIFQPHLFTRTRDFAAEFAESLSELDELILLDIYPARELPIKGITSKWLLDMVNLKEKSVYSLEEALPAIQSKDFDVLLTVGAGNIDTLVTPIKKWLESEA